From a single Candidatus Defluviilinea gracilis genomic region:
- a CDS encoding tetratricopeptide repeat protein, protein MNAKAIPEQITDLKTAIAAQETMRSTLGDAVVDTTLAVLRGQLDELERQSAQQDAANQARRRLVSVLFADISGFTALSETMDAEDVANLVNHLWIRADRVIQEYGGHIDKHIGDSVMAIWGADAAREDDAERAIRAALKMQEIFKENAGNMSISLKVGINSGQVLLSSIGTQGEFTAMGDTVNTASRLVTSAGGNQILISYDTYQLVRGVFDVQIQTPITVKGKAEPLQTYVVQRVRPRAFRLGRRGVEGVSTRMVGREAEFSIIKQALEQCATNQRVTLAVVKGDAGLGKSRLIYEFEAWLDTHPTDFFLFKGRADEETTSLPYSLLRDVLSERFQILDSDTQAEARDKLRKGMTEMIGEGSEERAAFIGELIGFDFSESEFLRGIRNDARQIRARSFSHLAQFFAGVAREFPIVILLDDIHWADNGSLELIDYLAKLDSALPLFILCTARPILDEIHPNWGADFPLSEIIAIKSLDIESSRALASNILQNVNDLPRELVETVAKNAEGNPFYLEELIKVLIEDGVIVKGDEAWQIVPQRLTQMRVPATLTGVLQARLDRLPSTESDVLERAAVIGRTFWDAAVEAMRGSEAARALAGGHDVHSALTALRTKELVFSHQPSAFAGAQEFIFKHAILREVTYERVLKARRKLYHRMAADWLIQQSGERIGEYLGLIAQHYELAGDTTRAVDFLERAADQSLRLSAYHEALSASERALAIIAASEDKNPAMRALMLFHIGASCLWLTDYPTAKARFEECIALAHSAGDHALKAKALARLGRIGLEQNNVDVSQTCFQQSLAIARELNDLDLTAYALASLGYIYHYQGLYEEAEQFGRESYAITEKTGDAIAQAFSLNMLAMSSVNRGDYESSQRYHLQAIGICKTSGDRYGLARAESNLSELLRIQKRYAEARLHTVEGIKITRELGNRYALSIMLVNLAYSQAGLGEIREAYASVREALQLNIENDLGSWIIFSLVGYAYVLRVEGQRERALRVLGACLHHPEANSDTHRDIQIILDEMKQERTDDIELELERGKSLDINKAVVMALGG, encoded by the coding sequence ATGAATGCCAAAGCCATCCCCGAGCAGATCACCGATCTCAAAACCGCCATCGCCGCGCAGGAAACCATGCGCTCAACACTGGGGGATGCTGTGGTGGATACCACCCTCGCCGTCTTGCGCGGACAGTTGGATGAACTGGAGCGGCAATCTGCCCAGCAGGATGCGGCGAATCAAGCCCGACGGCGGCTGGTCTCAGTCCTCTTTGCCGATATCTCAGGGTTTACCGCGCTCTCCGAAACCATGGACGCGGAAGATGTGGCGAACCTCGTCAATCACTTGTGGATTCGCGCCGACCGCGTCATTCAAGAATATGGCGGGCATATCGACAAACACATCGGCGATTCGGTCATGGCGATCTGGGGCGCCGATGCCGCCCGCGAGGACGATGCCGAACGCGCCATCCGCGCCGCGTTAAAGATGCAGGAAATTTTCAAAGAGAATGCGGGCAACATGTCTATTAGTTTGAAGGTGGGAATTAATAGCGGGCAAGTCTTATTGAGTTCTATCGGCACGCAGGGCGAATTCACCGCAATGGGAGATACGGTGAACACGGCGAGTCGTTTGGTTACCTCGGCAGGCGGGAACCAGATTTTGATCTCCTACGATACCTATCAGCTCGTGCGCGGGGTGTTCGATGTGCAAATTCAGACCCCGATTACTGTCAAAGGCAAAGCGGAGCCGTTGCAGACGTATGTGGTACAGCGCGTCCGCCCGCGGGCGTTCAGGCTGGGGAGACGCGGCGTCGAAGGCGTATCCACTCGAATGGTCGGGCGCGAAGCGGAATTCTCCATCATCAAACAGGCGCTCGAGCAGTGCGCGACGAATCAACGCGTTACGCTGGCGGTCGTCAAAGGCGACGCGGGTTTGGGGAAGAGTCGTTTGATCTACGAATTCGAAGCCTGGCTCGATACTCACCCGACAGATTTCTTTTTGTTCAAGGGACGCGCGGACGAGGAGACAACCAGCTTGCCATACAGTTTATTACGCGACGTGTTAAGTGAACGGTTTCAGATTTTGGACAGCGACACGCAGGCGGAAGCGCGCGATAAATTGCGAAAAGGCATGACCGAGATGATCGGCGAGGGGAGCGAGGAACGCGCCGCGTTCATCGGCGAGTTGATCGGGTTTGATTTTTCAGAGAGCGAATTTTTGCGCGGTATTCGCAACGATGCGCGACAGATTCGCGCGCGGTCATTTAGCCATCTCGCGCAATTTTTTGCCGGGGTTGCCCGCGAATTTCCCATTGTGATCTTGCTTGATGATATTCACTGGGCAGATAACGGCTCGCTTGAGTTGATTGACTATCTTGCGAAATTGGATTCCGCCCTGCCTCTGTTCATTTTGTGCACGGCGCGTCCGATCCTGGATGAAATACACCCAAATTGGGGCGCGGATTTTCCGTTGAGCGAGATCATTGCCATCAAATCGCTGGATATCGAATCGAGCCGCGCATTGGCAAGCAACATTTTGCAAAACGTCAACGACCTGCCGCGCGAACTGGTTGAAACGGTGGCAAAGAACGCGGAGGGGAATCCGTTTTACCTGGAAGAATTGATCAAGGTGTTGATCGAAGATGGAGTGATTGTGAAAGGGGATGAAGCCTGGCAGATCGTGCCGCAACGGCTTACGCAAATGCGCGTTCCTGCCACATTGACCGGTGTGTTGCAGGCGCGTCTCGACCGACTCCCTTCCACCGAAAGCGACGTACTCGAGCGCGCCGCCGTGATCGGGCGCACCTTTTGGGATGCGGCAGTTGAAGCCATGCGCGGCTCCGAGGCTGCGCGGGCGCTGGCGGGCGGTCACGATGTTCATTCCGCGCTCACAGCCCTGCGCACGAAGGAATTGGTGTTTTCCCACCAGCCATCTGCCTTTGCAGGAGCGCAGGAGTTTATTTTCAAACATGCCATCCTGCGCGAGGTGACGTACGAGCGCGTGCTCAAAGCCCGGCGCAAACTGTATCATCGCATGGCGGCAGATTGGCTGATCCAACAAAGCGGCGAACGGATCGGCGAGTATCTCGGCTTGATCGCCCAGCATTACGAACTGGCAGGCGACACCACGCGGGCGGTGGACTTTCTCGAACGCGCGGCGGACCAATCTCTGCGGCTGAGCGCGTACCACGAGGCATTATCCGCCTCGGAGCGGGCGTTGGCGATCATTGCCGCATCGGAGGATAAAAACCCCGCCATGCGGGCGCTCATGCTTTTTCATATCGGCGCATCCTGTCTCTGGCTGACGGATTACCCCACTGCCAAGGCGCGCTTCGAGGAATGTATCGCGCTGGCTCATTCGGCGGGCGACCATGCCCTGAAGGCAAAGGCATTAGCCCGCCTCGGGCGCATCGGCTTGGAGCAAAATAATGTTGACGTGAGCCAAACCTGTTTTCAGCAAAGTCTTGCCATCGCGCGCGAGTTGAACGATCTCGACCTCACCGCCTATGCTCTGGCGAGTTTGGGCTACATTTATCACTATCAGGGGCTTTACGAAGAGGCGGAGCAGTTTGGCAGAGAAAGTTACGCGATTACCGAAAAAACAGGCGATGCCATTGCGCAGGCGTTTTCATTGAATATGCTGGCAATGAGCAGTGTCAACCGCGGCGACTACGAATCGTCCCAACGGTATCACCTGCAAGCGATCGGGATCTGCAAAACCTCCGGCGACCGGTACGGGTTGGCGCGCGCCGAAAGTAACCTGAGCGAGTTACTGCGAATTCAAAAACGCTATGCCGAAGCCAGACTGCACACGGTGGAGGGGATCAAGATCACCCGCGAACTTGGCAACCGCTACGCGCTTTCGATCATGCTCGTCAATCTCGCGTATTCTCAGGCGGGGCTGGGTGAAATTCGCGAAGCCTATGCGTCGGTGCGCGAGGCGTTGCAACTCAACATCGAAAACGACCTCGGCTCGTGGATCATCTTTTCACTGGTTGGCTATGCTTATGTCTTGCGCGTTGAAGGACAACGCGAACGAGCCTTGCGCGTCCTTGGCGCGTGCCTGCATCACCCTGAAGCCAATAGCGACACGCATCGCGATATTCAAATTATCCTCGATGAAATGAAACAGGAAAGAACCGACGATATCGAACTCGAACTGGAACGCGGCAAGTCGCTCGACATCAATAAAGCCGTTGTGATGGCGTTGGGCGGCTAA
- a CDS encoding FAD-dependent oxidoreductase — MDEHYDAIIIGGGVAGLTAALHLAERGLKPLLLEADERAGGRLSGKDEININGWKFPNEHGVHGIWSSYLNLKTMLRRQGIIDRLIPANDEQWIYRQNNFIGRVNIGSMIRNSILPAPLHYLPLLFHPKFMWMLSLSDWASLFHVWGTLLMSIGIDPFVEDQPLEGLTFGKSLKRWGPAFRALFFGLTRNGLSTNPDDVPLAGFLAFLRFYTVMRRDAWRFDYLPNGGGDVCEKLSAKIMQHGGALRFKSRVKRVEKDDDWITHYESDGIPSSTRSRFVILASDSPSAESLILNSFHTDGLFFPHGLAHVVIRLWFSKQPRKHPEAGIFSGDFVMHNFFWLDKIYDEYRAWSNETGGACIEVHVYGPEDVLQQTDAVLLTTVLTDFYRAFPELKGHLIKPHLQRNAATHTLPALGARGTHLGVETPWENFFCAGDWVRHETPAFFLERACVTGLEAANRVLSSCGKESFDAQPYPPAEPLAAWIEAMMMRGRRRKKRRL, encoded by the coding sequence ATGGACGAACACTACGACGCCATCATCATCGGCGGGGGAGTGGCAGGACTCACCGCCGCGCTCCACCTCGCCGAACGCGGACTCAAGCCGCTCCTCCTCGAAGCGGATGAACGCGCAGGCGGAAGATTGTCGGGCAAAGACGAGATCAACATCAACGGGTGGAAATTCCCAAACGAACATGGCGTGCATGGCATCTGGTCGTCGTATTTGAATCTCAAAACGATGTTGCGGCGGCAGGGGATCATTGACCGCCTCATCCCTGCCAACGACGAGCAATGGATCTATCGTCAAAACAATTTTATCGGGCGCGTGAATATCGGCTCGATGATTCGCAACAGCATCCTGCCTGCGCCGCTTCATTATCTGCCGTTGTTATTCCATCCAAAATTTATGTGGATGCTCAGCCTCAGCGATTGGGCGTCGCTGTTCCATGTGTGGGGCACGCTCCTCATGTCCATCGGCATCGATCCGTTCGTGGAAGACCAGCCGCTCGAAGGGCTCACGTTTGGCAAATCGCTCAAGCGTTGGGGTCCCGCATTCCGCGCGTTGTTCTTCGGTCTCACGCGCAACGGGCTCTCCACAAATCCCGACGATGTTCCGCTCGCGGGCTTCCTCGCCTTCCTCCGTTTTTACACGGTGATGCGGCGCGACGCGTGGCGCTTCGATTATCTTCCCAACGGCGGCGGCGACGTGTGCGAAAAATTGTCGGCGAAGATCATGCAACACGGAGGCGCGCTCAGGTTCAAGTCGCGTGTGAAGCGTGTTGAAAAAGATGATGATTGGATTACGCACTACGAGTCAGATGGAATCCCCTCTTCGACTCGTTCCCGCTTCGTCATCCTCGCTTCCGACTCCCCTTCGGCTGAATCGCTCATCCTCAACAGTTTCCACACTGACGGTTTGTTCTTCCCACATGGACTCGCCCACGTGGTGATTCGATTATGGTTTAGCAAACAACCGCGCAAACATCCCGAAGCGGGAATTTTCAGCGGCGACTTTGTGATGCACAATTTTTTCTGGCTCGATAAAATTTACGACGAGTATCGCGCGTGGAGCAACGAGACGGGCGGCGCGTGCATCGAAGTCCACGTGTACGGACCCGAGGACGTGTTGCAACAAACCGACGCCGTTCTGCTGACAACTGTGTTGACGGATTTTTATCGCGCGTTCCCCGAATTGAAGGGACATCTCATCAAGCCGCATCTGCAACGCAACGCCGCGACCCATACATTGCCCGCGTTGGGCGCGCGCGGCACGCATCTTGGTGTTGAAACGCCATGGGAAAATTTTTTCTGCGCGGGTGATTGGGTGCGGCATGAAACTCCCGCCTTCTTTTTAGAACGCGCCTGCGTGACGGGACTCGAAGCCGCGAACCGCGTGTTATCGTCCTGCGGAAAAGAATCGTTTGACGCGCAACCCTATCCGCCCGCCGAACCGCTCGCCGCATGGATCGAAGCGATGATGATGAGGGGGAGACGGCGTAAAAAACGCAGGTTGTAA
- a CDS encoding glycine C-acetyltransferase yields MTNKLTWLAQEIDGLKEQGLYNRIRTIGSAQGARIIVDGKDVLNFCSNNYLGLANHPKLVEAAKEATKKYGVGPAAVRTIAGTTDLHVQLEQRLAKFKGAEDVITFQSGFTANLGAISALVGKEDVIFSDRLNHASIIDGCRLSGAKIVAYEHNDASALEDAIKEHASSFRRALIITDGVFSMDGDIAPLPALVEVAKKYDILFMVDDAHGEGVLGKGGRGIVDHFGLHGQVDIEVGTMSKAFGVVGGIVAGDKVIIEWLRQRGRPFLFSSAVTAPDAAACLAAVDLLEESTELVDKLWDNAKYFKTEMKKLGFDTGVSETPITPVMLGEASLSQQFSRELFEAGVFAMSIGFPTVAKGKARIRVMISASHDRDDLGQGLEAFARVGRRLGVIQ; encoded by the coding sequence ATGACAAACAAACTCACTTGGCTCGCGCAGGAAATTGACGGATTGAAAGAGCAGGGATTGTACAACCGCATCCGCACGATCGGCTCGGCGCAGGGCGCGCGCATTATCGTGGATGGAAAAGATGTGCTGAATTTTTGCTCGAATAATTATTTGGGCTTGGCGAATCATCCGAAGCTGGTCGAAGCCGCAAAAGAAGCGACGAAAAAATATGGCGTGGGTCCCGCCGCAGTGCGGACGATCGCTGGCACGACCGACCTGCATGTGCAACTCGAACAGCGGCTCGCAAAATTCAAGGGCGCGGAGGATGTCATCACGTTTCAATCGGGCTTCACCGCAAATCTCGGAGCGATCTCGGCGCTGGTCGGAAAAGAAGATGTGATCTTTTCGGACCGCCTGAACCACGCTTCGATCATTGACGGGTGCCGACTCTCGGGCGCGAAGATCGTCGCGTACGAACATAACGACGCGAGCGCGTTGGAAGATGCGATCAAAGAACACGCGTCATCTTTCCGCCGCGCGTTGATCATCACTGACGGCGTCTTCAGCATGGACGGCGACATCGCCCCTCTCCCCGCTCTGGTTGAGGTCGCAAAGAAATACGATATTTTATTTATGGTAGACGACGCGCACGGCGAAGGTGTGCTCGGCAAAGGCGGACGCGGCATCGTGGATCACTTCGGCTTGCACGGTCAAGTGGATATTGAAGTCGGCACGATGTCGAAAGCGTTCGGCGTCGTCGGCGGAATCGTCGCGGGCGATAAAGTCATCATCGAATGGCTACGTCAACGCGGACGACCGTTCCTGTTCTCATCGGCAGTCACCGCGCCCGATGCGGCGGCATGTTTGGCGGCGGTTGACCTGCTTGAAGAATCAACCGAACTTGTGGATAAACTTTGGGACAACGCCAAATACTTCAAGACTGAAATGAAGAAACTAGGATTCGATACAGGCGTCAGCGAAACTCCCATCACGCCCGTGATGCTCGGCGAAGCGTCGCTCTCGCAACAATTCAGCCGCGAACTCTTTGAGGCAGGCGTGTTCGCCATGTCCATCGGATTCCCCACCGTGGCAAAAGGCAAAGCGCGGATTCGCGTGATGATCTCCGCTTCGCACGACCGCGATGATCTCGGTCAGGGGTTGGAGGCGTTTGCGAGGGTTGGGAGGAGGTTGGGAGTGATTCAGTGA
- a CDS encoding diacylglycerol kinase family lipid kinase has translation MPPKVKIILNPMADMGNAWRVARDLRSITAQHGNVTWSGTVYPGHAIELAREASEEGYERIIAMGGDGTVHEVVNGIMQAPEHKRPILGVVPVGSGNDFAHGIGATKKSNEALARALSGEVSTVDLGLMTDGGGRKEYFDNTLGIGFGATVTIRSHRLPLLRGFLMYLTSVIQTIVIDHNPIAMQIETDTEQWEQKVIYLVLCNGPREGGGFLIAPEAKIDDGILHYAMITDVSRAMMFRILPEVMKGTHGRFKEVKMGTCKKFSIIADRPLYIHTDGEIFSGPGTDVRKVSFEILPNALKVVRG, from the coding sequence ATGCCGCCCAAAGTAAAAATCATCCTCAACCCCATGGCAGACATGGGCAATGCCTGGCGCGTCGCGCGCGACCTGCGCTCCATCACCGCACAACACGGCAACGTCACATGGAGCGGAACGGTCTACCCGGGTCACGCAATTGAATTGGCGCGTGAAGCAAGCGAGGAAGGCTACGAACGAATCATCGCGATGGGCGGCGATGGCACAGTCCATGAAGTGGTCAATGGAATCATGCAGGCGCCTGAGCATAAACGTCCCATTCTCGGAGTTGTCCCCGTCGGCTCAGGCAACGACTTTGCGCACGGCATCGGCGCGACGAAAAAATCAAATGAAGCGCTTGCGCGCGCGCTGAGCGGCGAAGTCTCCACCGTTGACCTCGGCTTGATGACCGACGGCGGCGGGCGCAAAGAATATTTCGACAACACGCTCGGCATCGGCTTCGGCGCGACGGTCACGATCCGTTCGCATCGCCTGCCCCTCTTGCGCGGCTTCCTCATGTATCTCACATCCGTCATACAAACGATTGTCATCGATCATAATCCCATCGCCATGCAGATCGAAACCGACACGGAACAATGGGAACAAAAAGTCATCTACCTCGTGCTATGCAACGGTCCGCGCGAGGGCGGCGGCTTCCTCATCGCGCCCGAAGCAAAAATCGACGACGGCATCCTCCACTACGCCATGATCACCGACGTAAGCCGCGCCATGATGTTCCGCATTTTGCCTGAAGTGATGAAAGGCACGCACGGACGATTCAAAGAAGTCAAAATGGGCACATGCAAAAAATTCTCGATCATCGCAGACCGCCCGCTCTACATCCACACCGACGGCGAAATCTTCTCAGGTCCAGGCACCGATGTCCGCAAAGTGAGTTTTGAAATTTTGCCGAACGCGCTCAAAGTTGTGCGCGGGTAA
- a CDS encoding helicase-associated domain-containing protein: MPDLIHSLLNQDIGHLRIIADLWGLDLDSTDSDSARDELSASLLDFDLLGDHLASLPPEAASALAALLASNGRIAWAAFSRQFGDIREMGAGKRDREHPHRSPISAAEILFYRGILARAFFETDKGSQEFAYIPDDLLKLISHRDTESQREIQKESPRLRDSAAIIDPLGRPASPNEKGTEIPADDSILDDATTLLAALRMGRADWQFDQRLAALLAAANLITNNNIQTELVKTFLESPRADALKMLHDSWLASDSFNELKLMPNIVCEGEWNNSPRETRNTILGFINSVPANKWWSVASFVQAIKQNQPDFQRPAGDYDSWFIKRASDGQYLRGFDSWNEVDGALIRYFINILHWLGRVDLSIAEGTTEPTSFRIKSKVESHRSDLRPSTFDERGKVAVASNGKISIPRDAPRVVRYQIARFCEWEDDGSDTSLRKYPASRSAYKYHITARSLKHAKEQGLKAEQLLSLLVKHTDNKVPPPLVKALKRWEAKGTEARAETQTILRVSQPEVLEEMRKSRAGKFLGEVLSPTAVIVKSGAIQKVMEAMIELGLFAEGND, translated from the coding sequence ATGCCCGACTTAATCCATTCCCTCCTCAACCAAGACATCGGACACCTCCGCATCATCGCGGATCTATGGGGACTCGATTTGGATTCTACGGATTCAGATTCAGCGCGGGATGAACTGTCCGCTTCTCTCCTCGACTTCGACCTGCTCGGAGACCATTTAGCCTCTCTCCCCCCCGAAGCGGCCTCCGCCCTCGCCGCCCTCCTCGCCTCCAACGGGCGGATCGCCTGGGCGGCGTTCTCGCGTCAATTCGGCGACATCCGCGAAATGGGCGCAGGCAAACGTGACAGGGAACATCCGCATCGCAGTCCCATATCGGCGGCAGAGATTCTTTTTTATCGCGGCATACTGGCGCGCGCGTTCTTTGAAACAGACAAAGGCTCGCAGGAGTTCGCGTATATTCCAGATGATTTACTCAAACTCATCAGCCACAGAGACACAGAGTCACAGAGAGAAATTCAAAAAGAATCTCCGCGTCTCCGCGACTCTGCGGCAATAATTGATCCATTGGGTCGCCCCGCCTCCCCCAACGAAAAAGGGACGGAGATTCCCGCCGACGATTCCATCCTCGACGATGCAACCACCCTGCTCGCCGCGCTGAGAATGGGTCGGGCGGATTGGCAATTTGACCAACGACTCGCCGCATTGCTTGCCGCTGCAAATCTCATTACGAACAACAACATCCAAACTGAACTTGTAAAAACTTTCCTCGAATCCCCACGCGCGGACGCGTTGAAGATGCTCCACGACTCATGGCTCGCAAGCGACTCGTTCAACGAACTCAAACTCATGCCGAACATCGTCTGCGAAGGCGAGTGGAACAACTCACCGCGCGAGACACGCAACACGATCCTCGGGTTCATCAATTCTGTCCCTGCCAACAAATGGTGGAGCGTGGCAAGTTTCGTCCAAGCGATAAAGCAAAACCAACCCGATTTTCAGCGTCCCGCAGGCGACTATGACTCATGGTTCATCAAACGCGCCTCCGACGGGCAATACCTGCGCGGCTTCGACTCATGGAACGAAGTGGACGGCGCGTTGATTCGATATTTCATCAATATTCTCCATTGGTTGGGGAGGGTTGATCTTTCGATTGCAGAGGGAACAACAGAACCCACTTCTTTCCGAATCAAGTCGAAGGTTGAAAGTCACAGGTCAGACCTTCGACCTTCGACCTTTGACGAGAGAGGCAAGGTTGCTGTTGCTTCCAATGGAAAAATTTCTATTCCGCGAGATGCGCCGCGCGTGGTTCGTTATCAGATTGCTCGTTTTTGTGAATGGGAAGACGATGGTTCTGACACATCACTTCGAAAATATCCCGCCAGTAGGAGCGCATACAAATATCACATCACTGCGCGATCGCTGAAACACGCCAAAGAGCAGGGACTCAAAGCCGAGCAATTGTTGTCACTGCTGGTGAAGCATACCGACAACAAAGTCCCGCCGCCGCTGGTGAAAGCGCTCAAACGCTGGGAGGCTAAGGGCACCGAGGCTCGGGCGGAGACTCAAACCATCCTACGGGTGAGTCAGCCCGAAGTGTTGGAAGAGATGCGTAAATCGCGGGCGGGAAAATTTTTGGGCGAGGTATTAAGTCCAACGGCGGTCATCGTCAAAAGTGGAGCCATCCAAAAAGTGATGGAGGCGATGATCGAGTTGGGCTTGTTCGCAGAGGGGAATGATTAG
- a CDS encoding protein kinase: MPDWLGKTIGRVRIDKYLAHGGMAEVYLGTHLTLDRQVAVKVLHSYIEENSDLLARFHREARVVAGLRHPNIVQIYDFDAVDGHPYIVMEYLKGPTLASYLRELHGRNERIQPHQVARLLKALTASLDYAHEQGVIHRDIKPGNILLHKKTGEIPLDQPLTNDVEAILTDFGLVRIANSASQTASGMVSGTPAYMSPEQARGDSIDHRTDIYSLGIVLYEMLAGRVPFEADSSLTVIYKQINDPPPPISGISPAVQKVIDRALTKKPEDRYPTSSNMAVDFYLAIGMSREAETIINALPEEAKSVHSNVYGSAPQIAAPQAQMTASRKNVWIGVGAFFVIGLITLLIGAFFLFSRLTGAVETPVNNETPVSGPASATGDLPSAEGMAEIPSDTYVVGSLAGDDYHSPPKEVLLDRFWIDKYQTTYDQYAQFLTATNGQSQEILGAGNQPVRGVTWDQALAYCTWANKRLPTEAEWEAAGRGSGPNPRLYPWGEDPTAGGKVLDLPSQDTYEVGSMPFNQSPFGVYDLASNVWEWVGEPYAETPAGSKILRGGRFGLPILDLAYRLSVLPDDERYVKFAGFRCAADQVK, translated from the coding sequence ATGCCAGACTGGCTTGGCAAAACGATTGGCAGAGTTCGAATAGATAAATACCTTGCGCACGGGGGTATGGCTGAGGTGTATCTTGGCACGCACCTTACCCTGGACAGGCAAGTCGCCGTAAAAGTATTGCATAGCTACATTGAGGAAAACTCAGACCTGCTGGCGCGCTTTCACCGCGAGGCGAGAGTTGTCGCGGGGTTGAGGCATCCCAATATCGTTCAAATCTACGATTTCGACGCGGTGGATGGGCATCCCTACATTGTCATGGAATACCTGAAGGGACCGACGCTTGCATCCTACCTGCGTGAATTGCATGGGCGCAACGAGCGGATTCAACCTCATCAAGTGGCACGGCTCCTCAAGGCATTGACCGCCTCGCTGGATTATGCGCACGAGCAGGGCGTGATCCACAGAGACATCAAACCGGGGAACATCCTCCTCCATAAAAAGACGGGGGAGATTCCTCTCGACCAACCGCTCACGAACGACGTCGAAGCGATTCTCACCGACTTCGGGCTGGTTCGCATTGCCAATTCAGCCTCTCAGACCGCCTCAGGCATGGTCAGCGGGACGCCCGCTTACATGTCACCGGAACAGGCGCGGGGCGATTCGATAGACCACCGGACAGACATTTACTCGCTGGGCATCGTATTGTATGAAATGCTGGCAGGGCGCGTTCCGTTCGAGGCAGACAGTTCATTGACCGTGATCTACAAACAGATCAACGATCCGCCTCCGCCTATCTCCGGCATTTCTCCAGCCGTTCAAAAAGTGATCGACCGAGCGCTTACCAAAAAGCCCGAGGACCGTTATCCGACGTCGAGCAATATGGCAGTTGATTTTTATCTTGCCATTGGCATGAGCCGAGAGGCGGAGACGATCATCAATGCGCTCCCCGAAGAGGCAAAAAGTGTGCACAGCAATGTGTACGGATCAGCGCCTCAGATCGCCGCACCGCAAGCTCAAATGACAGCCTCACGCAAGAATGTATGGATCGGAGTGGGAGCCTTTTTTGTTATAGGATTGATCACGCTGTTGATCGGCGCGTTCTTCTTATTCTCGCGGCTAACCGGGGCGGTTGAAACTCCCGTGAACAATGAAACGCCAGTGAGCGGCCCAGCGTCTGCAACCGGGGACCTTCCCAGCGCGGAAGGGATGGCGGAGATTCCCTCCGACACGTATGTGGTCGGTTCGTTGGCTGGAGATGATTATCACAGCCCTCCAAAAGAGGTATTGTTAGATAGGTTTTGGATCGACAAATATCAAACTACGTATGACCAGTACGCACAATTCTTAACCGCGACAAACGGGCAGTCACAAGAAATACTTGGAGCCGGGAATCAACCGGTCCGCGGGGTGACGTGGGATCAAGCATTGGCATATTGCACTTGGGCGAACAAGCGTTTGCCAACTGAGGCAGAATGGGAAGCGGCTGGACGCGGGTCCGGTCCGAATCCGCGCTTATATCCCTGGGGTGAAGATCCAACCGCGGGAGGTAAGGTATTGGACCTTCCCAGCCAGGATACTTATGAAGTTGGGTCTATGCCCTTCAATCAAAGCCCATTTGGGGTGTATGACTTGGCAAGTAACGTCTGGGAATGGGTTGGGGAACCGTATGCAGAGACACCCGCCGGTTCGAAAATCTTGCGCGGGGGACGATTCGGTTTGCCGATCCTCGACCTCGCATATCGTTTATCGGTCCTGCCGGATGACGAGCGTTATGTAAAGTTTGCCGGCTTTCGTTGCGCCGCCGATCAGGTTAAGTAA